One genomic window of Microbacterium testaceum StLB037 includes the following:
- a CDS encoding NAD(P)-dependent alcohol dehydrogenase, which produces MHVNAYAASSATSPLEPTTIERRDVGPKDVLIDIAYAGICHSDIHTIRGEWGDVPYPLTVGHEIVGTVAEVGSEVTSHKVGDRVGVGCMVNSCRECDNCLAGEEQYCEKGNIGTYAGKDVDGSITQGGYSEKIVVDEHFVLRVPESIPYEKAAPLLCAGITTYSPLNHWNAGPGKKVAVVGLGGLGHMAVKIAHAMGAEVTVLSQTLSKKDDGLKMGADHYYATKDDETFEKLKKSFDLIINTVSAPLELRKYLGLLTLNGTMVNVGAPPEPLPIQVFTLFTNRRSFAGSSIGGIRETQEMLDFCAEHGIAPETELISADQINEAYERVLNSDVRYRFVIDAKTFAPA; this is translated from the coding sequence ATGCACGTCAACGCCTACGCGGCGTCGTCCGCGACCTCGCCCCTCGAGCCCACGACCATCGAGCGTCGTGACGTCGGCCCGAAGGACGTCCTCATCGACATCGCCTACGCCGGCATCTGCCACTCCGACATCCACACCATCCGCGGCGAGTGGGGCGACGTCCCCTACCCCCTGACCGTCGGCCACGAGATCGTCGGCACGGTCGCGGAGGTCGGGTCCGAGGTCACCTCGCACAAGGTCGGCGATCGCGTCGGCGTCGGCTGCATGGTCAACTCGTGCCGCGAGTGCGACAACTGCCTCGCGGGCGAGGAGCAGTACTGCGAGAAGGGCAACATCGGCACGTACGCCGGCAAGGACGTCGATGGTTCCATCACGCAGGGCGGCTACTCCGAGAAGATCGTCGTCGATGAGCACTTCGTGCTGCGCGTCCCCGAGTCGATCCCCTACGAGAAGGCCGCGCCGCTGCTGTGCGCCGGCATCACGACCTACTCGCCGCTGAACCACTGGAACGCCGGTCCCGGCAAGAAGGTCGCCGTCGTCGGTCTCGGCGGTCTCGGGCACATGGCCGTCAAGATCGCCCACGCGATGGGCGCCGAGGTCACCGTGCTCTCGCAGACGCTCAGCAAGAAGGACGACGGCCTGAAGATGGGCGCCGACCACTACTACGCGACGAAGGACGACGAGACGTTCGAGAAGCTCAAGAAGAGCTTCGACCTCATCATCAACACGGTCAGCGCCCCGCTCGAGCTGCGGAAGTACCTCGGGCTGCTCACCCTCAACGGCACGATGGTCAACGTCGGCGCCCCGCCGGAGCCCCTGCCCATCCAGGTCTTCACGCTGTTCACCAACCGCCGTTCGTTCGCCGGTTCGTCGATCGGCGGCATCCGCGAGACCCAGGAGATGCTCGACTTCTGCGCCGAGCACGGCATCGCCCCCGAGACCGAGCTCATCTCGGCCGACCAGATCAACGAGGCCTACGAGCGCGTGCTGAACAGCGACGTGCGCTACCGCTTCGTGATCGACGCGAAGACCTTCGCCCCCGCCTGA